Part of the Nitrosophilus alvini genome, TATTATAAAAAAGAGCTTGCTCTCATAGAAAGGCTCATGGAACACTCGTTGATCGCTTTTGAAAGATTTATCAAATATTATAAAAACAAGCTGGACGAACTGGCTTTTAAAGACCTTCTGGAACATATGGTCAGAGCCTTCAGACTCTCCAAAAACGCAAATGAAAAACTCGACTATCTATACAGCTTTTACAGAGCAAAAATGGACGAAAAAATGAACAATATCATGTTTATTCTTACCATCATTTCCGCCGTTTTCCTTCCGCTAACTCTGGTTACAGGGTTCTTCGGCATGAATACCGGCGGTCTGCCCCTGACCGAAGACGCAAACGGCACATTGAAAGTGACTCTTTTGTTCCTGGCTTTCGAAGTACCGTTTGTAGCTCTTATCTGGAAAATAATGAAGAGAAAATAAAATTTCTCCTCTATTCTAATCATTTTTATTTTTGTATTTTACAGATGGTTTAGCCATCCTCAGAACTAGATACCCTACAATTCCCGAAAGAAAAGATCCCAGCAAAATAGCCAGTTTATCGGCATAGTGATAAATTTGCGTATCGTTGAAAGCCAAAGAATCTATAAAAAGACTCATGGTAAACCCAATACCCGTAAGTACACTGACACCGTAAAACTGCATCCAGTTGCTGCCTTTTGGCAGTTTTGCCAATCCCATCTTTATTGCTATATATGAAAATCCAAACACTCCCAGTTGTTTTCCAATAAACAGCCCAAGCATTATACCCATCGGGACACTTCCAAACATTTCATCTATAGAGATTCCCCGCAAATCCACTCCCGCATTTACAAAGGCAAAAAGCGGTAAAATGAAGAAAGCTACCCAATAGTGTAAATCATGCTCCATCTCTTTAAGCAAAGAGAACTCTTTACCATCTTCCTTTTTTGATTTCAATGGTATGAAAAAGGCGAGTGCCACCCCTGCCAAAGTCGCATGTACACCTGATTTTAAAACACTTACCCAAAGAACAACACCCACAATTATATAAGCAGCCTTTTTAGAAACTCCCCTTTTGTTCATAATAAACAAAATTATAAGACATATCGAAGCGACGATAATAGATGTTGTTGAAAGGTCACTCGTGTAAAAAAGAGCTATGATTATAATAGCACCAAGGTCATCCATAATAGCCAAAGCCATCAGAAATATTTTTAAAGAGAGAGGCACTCTTTTCCCAAGCAGAGATAAAATTCCCAGTGCAAAAGCGATATCGGTAGCTGTAGGTATAGCCCAGCCCTTCATAGCAAAAGATTCACCCTGATTGAATGCGATAAATACCAGTGCAGGTATAACCATACCGCCTAAGGCCGCAACGCCGGGTAATGTTATCTGATTTACAGAGGAGAGATGCCCTTCGGTTATCTCTCGTTTGACTTCCAAACCTATTAGAAAAAAGAAGATAGCCATCAAACCGTCATTTACCCATAAAAGCAGAGGTTTGGCTATCTGAAAATCTCCAAAACGTATCTCAACGTGAGTATGCAAAAAAGCGCTGTACATATCGGATAATGCGCTATTTTGTAATATAAGTGCCAAAATGGTAACTATTATTAGCAAAATTCCGGAAGAAGACTCTTTTTTTATAAACTCCTCTATTATTCTCACTCCAACCCTCCTAATCCAGTGCAGTAATTTCCCACTGGCAAAACCGATAAAATTTTTGATTTTTTATCAGTATATCATCAAAATACCGCAGTCTAACAAATAGAAGCAAATATATAAAGAAAAATTTTACAATGGTAGAAAAGAGTTACAAATTTGTGAGGATTCTTTCCCAAAACAGCCGTCGCCATCGCACTCTTCTAACGTCAACTCAGATATTTATTGTTTTCTCACAGAAAATACCTACTATCTAAATAAACAAAGATTTGGAAGCAAGAATTGTTTAAATAAAAAATATTAATTAACTTGATAATATTATATATCAATTCTAGAATTAAAATCCTTGCTCATTTAATTCTAAATACATCTCGCATCCAACCTCTTTGCCACCGTCACAAGCTAGACCAAATAACTCTTTAGCTTTATATTTATTTTGCCTAACGCCTTTACCAGTTAAATATAACTCTCCTAAATTAAAACACCCACTCGCTTCATTTCTATTACAAGCTTTTTCAAATAATTGTTTTGCTCTTTTATAATTTTGTTCAACTCCTAAACCATTTTCATACAAAATTCCAAGACTAACACATCCTTTTACTTCTGTTTTATTACAAGAAATTTCGAATAACTTTTTAGCTTTTTCGTAATTTTGCTTAACTCCTTCCCCATAAAAATATAAAATACCTAAATTAAAGCATGCTTTCTCTTTCCCACCTCCACATGATTTTTTATATAAATTTACAGCTTTGTCATAATTCTTATTTTTATAATATATATATCCTAGCTCAAAACATGCATTTAAATCTCCCTCACCACAAGCACGGTCAAATAAATTAATTGCTTTATTAATATTTTTCTCTATACCAATGCCATGTTCGTATAAAAGCCCTAAATAAAAACATCCTTCTATATTTTTTTCACATTCTTTTTTAAAAATCTTTAATGCTTTAGAGTAATTATTAGCATTTAATGCCTTTTT contains:
- a CDS encoding magnesium transporter CorA family protein, which produces MKFKINRYLTDDIENRDHPSDFERTDEYSIFILRLPYIKKDTVDTVSYAFLIKDNEVYGYSRDRKEFYRLGTFQDLHTFLDTRVDKILAKISKLNMQIAKMEDKLYEGDIDKSFVNRWLYYKKELALIERLMEHSLIAFERFIKYYKNKLDELAFKDLLEHMVRAFRLSKNANEKLDYLYSFYRAKMDEKMNNIMFILTIISAVFLPLTLVTGFFGMNTGGLPLTEDANGTLKVTLLFLAFEVPFVALIWKIMKRK
- the nhaA gene encoding Na+/H+ antiporter NhaA; translation: MRIIEEFIKKESSSGILLIIVTILALILQNSALSDMYSAFLHTHVEIRFGDFQIAKPLLLWVNDGLMAIFFFLIGLEVKREITEGHLSSVNQITLPGVAALGGMVIPALVFIAFNQGESFAMKGWAIPTATDIAFALGILSLLGKRVPLSLKIFLMALAIMDDLGAIIIIALFYTSDLSTTSIIVASICLIILFIMNKRGVSKKAAYIIVGVVLWVSVLKSGVHATLAGVALAFFIPLKSKKEDGKEFSLLKEMEHDLHYWVAFFILPLFAFVNAGVDLRGISIDEMFGSVPMGIMLGLFIGKQLGVFGFSYIAIKMGLAKLPKGSNWMQFYGVSVLTGIGFTMSLFIDSLAFNDTQIYHYADKLAILLGSFLSGIVGYLVLRMAKPSVKYKNKND
- a CDS encoding tetratricopeptide repeat protein; translation: MKNLFILLLFIIYANSSNIDEAKKALNANNYSKALKIFKKECEKNIEGCFYLGLLYEHGIGIEKNINKAINLFDRACGEGDLNACFELGYIYYKNKNYDKAVNLYKKSCGGGKEKACFNLGILYFYGEGVKQNYEKAKKLFEISCNKTEVKGCVSLGILYENGLGVEQNYKRAKQLFEKACNRNEASGCFNLGELYLTGKGVRQNKYKAKELFGLACDGGKEVGCEMYLELNEQGF